One part of the Candidatus Aquiluna sp. UB-MaderosW2red genome encodes these proteins:
- a CDS encoding aminotransferase class IV, with the protein MSVSGEFYQYLNGELVKFNHALSDPLSVADSWLVSNGMVRAFDRHAKRFSGSISDPISQQQMPEFLSQVKELTPLGGDWFPRIEYREAQLPGQRLFLRMREAPIRTKTCSLYTHQAQDTREQPFVKGPDLSLCQKFRRLANLRGADEAVLLSEEGYIADGALSAILWWEGDVLVGPDDSTNWLPSITRELVFELARQGGYQTATRAAKPNELEDLEVWSLSALQGIRGVTNWGDINLGQHRFLAPFRKRLELLSGSIKN; encoded by the coding sequence ATGAGCGTATCGGGTGAGTTCTACCAATACCTAAATGGTGAATTGGTGAAGTTCAATCACGCCCTCAGTGACCCATTATCGGTGGCGGACAGCTGGTTGGTAAGTAACGGGATGGTGCGAGCCTTCGATAGACACGCAAAACGCTTCAGTGGCTCAATTTCTGACCCAATCAGCCAACAGCAAATGCCAGAATTCCTTAGCCAAGTAAAAGAGTTAACTCCGCTAGGTGGGGACTGGTTTCCAAGAATCGAATATCGCGAGGCTCAGCTACCTGGCCAAAGGTTATTTCTCAGAATGAGAGAGGCGCCTATTCGAACAAAGACCTGTTCGCTTTATACCCACCAAGCCCAAGACACTCGAGAGCAACCCTTTGTAAAAGGGCCCGATCTGTCTCTTTGTCAAAAGTTTCGCAGGCTAGCCAATCTTCGAGGCGCGGATGAGGCGGTGCTTTTAAGTGAGGAGGGTTACATAGCTGACGGTGCCCTCAGCGCGATTCTGTGGTGGGAGGGTGATGTTCTGGTTGGTCCTGATGATTCGACGAATTGGCTTCCATCAATCACAAGAGAGCTGGTCTTCGAACTCGCTCGCCAGGGCGGTTATCAGACCGCCACTCGTGCCGCGAAGCCAAATGAACTTGAAGATTTGGAAGTTTGGAGCCTTAGCGCCCTGCAGGGAATTCGAGGGGTGACAAACTGGGGCGATATTAATCTTGGCCAGCATCGGTTTTTGGCTCCTTTTAGAAAACGGCTCGAATTACTTTCGGGTTCGATAAAAAACTGA
- a CDS encoding anthranilate synthase component I family protein, with translation MPLHYQKLNGFSSITDTFTSLFGNLTNCFWLDRETHLTSRFSVIGSGVPTDSANTTAIIEIEQDLPFDFRPHLLGVLHYAEELAGELKGDFLQVDRAVVFDHDNRVMFFLGRFDSREDFDNWYHAALLRMAIIGGEGLNYQLANDPASCFELTAKTSKDSYLEKISTAQGHIASGEVYQLCLTTRLEGDYSGDPLSYFLRLRKTNPAPYSSFLRIGQLSYVSISPERFLEVSGNTALSSPIKGTRARSLDEAEDEALKLELSTNPKERAENLMIVDLIRNDLSVACEPASICVSGLFEVQSYSTVHQLVSDVSGELLLGLSGFDVLRALFPGGSMTGAPKLRAIDLIGQLEDSPRAGYSGGIGWIGRDGAMDLGMVIRTAIFRDGRVSIGIGGGITSDSIPELEHQEIQLKAQALSRALGARLHW, from the coding sequence ATGCCATTGCACTATCAAAAGCTCAATGGGTTTAGCTCAATTACAGATACCTTTACCTCCTTATTTGGCAACCTGACTAACTGTTTTTGGTTGGACCGGGAGACTCATTTGACCAGTCGCTTCAGCGTTATCGGGTCGGGCGTGCCGACGGATTCGGCAAACACGACAGCAATTATTGAAATCGAACAGGACTTGCCATTCGATTTTCGACCTCACCTATTGGGAGTTCTGCATTATGCCGAGGAGCTAGCTGGCGAACTCAAGGGGGATTTTCTTCAGGTGGACCGAGCTGTGGTTTTTGATCACGACAACCGGGTGATGTTTTTTCTCGGACGCTTTGATTCCCGAGAGGATTTTGATAATTGGTATCACGCAGCTTTGTTGCGCATGGCAATCATTGGCGGTGAGGGGCTCAATTATCAATTAGCAAATGACCCAGCAAGCTGTTTTGAGCTCACCGCCAAGACTTCAAAAGACTCTTATCTTGAAAAAATATCTACAGCTCAGGGTCATATTGCTAGCGGTGAGGTCTATCAGCTTTGCCTCACCACAAGACTCGAGGGAGACTATTCGGGTGACCCGCTCTCTTATTTTCTGAGGCTTAGAAAAACTAATCCAGCCCCCTACAGCAGCTTTTTAAGAATCGGCCAGCTCAGCTATGTGAGCATTTCTCCCGAACGGTTTTTAGAGGTCTCGGGAAATACCGCCCTCAGTTCGCCCATTAAAGGAACCCGGGCTCGCTCTCTGGATGAGGCCGAGGATGAAGCCCTGAAGCTTGAGCTTTCGACCAACCCAAAAGAGCGCGCTGAAAACTTGATGATTGTGGATTTGATTAGAAACGATCTTTCTGTCGCATGTGAGCCGGCAAGCATTTGCGTGAGCGGCCTATTCGAAGTTCAAAGCTATTCGACTGTCCACCAGCTGGTCTCCGATGTTTCTGGAGAGTTACTTTTGGGTTTGAGCGGGTTTGATGTTCTTCGAGCCCTGTTCCCAGGCGGCTCAATGACCGGCGCCCCAAAATTACGAGCAATTGACCTAATTGGTCAGCTGGAGGACTCGCCAAGGGCTGGATACTCGGGCGGGATTGGCTGGATTGGGCGGGATGGTGCAATGGACCTGGGCATGGTAATTAGGACGGCCATCTTTAGAGACGGTCGAGTGTCAATCGGGATTGGCGGAGGCATAACCTCAGATTCGATACCAGAATTGGAGCATCAAGAGATTCAATTGAAGGCCCAAGCGCTCTCAAGAGCGCTTGGAGCAAGATTGCATTGGTAA
- the leuS gene encoding leucine--tRNA ligase, with amino-acid sequence MRAEYNFEDIQNQWLPIWDEQKPFDSSKPGDQRPRKYVLDMFPYPSGDLHMGHAEAYALGDVISRYWVQRGYNVMHPIGWDAFGLPAENAAIKRGLDPRDWTYENIAQQKASMRRYACSFDWDRVLETCDPLYYRWNQWLFLEFYKRGLAYRKNSNVNWCPSCQTVLANEQVVQGLCERCDSQVTKKALTQWYFKVTDYADRLLDDLDGLEGNWPSKVLSMQRNWIGRSHGANVDFEIEGRAEKVSVFTTRPDTLYGATFMVAAVDSALAQELVSETSEETQAQFNTYLDSVKKVNDIDRLATDRPKSGMDIGRFAVNPLNGERIPIWVSDYVLADYGTGSIMAVPAHDQRDLDFARAMNLPVRTVIATGEADPVDSGIATTGDGTLVNSGELNGLDKADAIARAIEIITEKNLGQKAKNFRLRDWLISRQRYWGTPIPIIHCEACGEVPVPQDQLPVELPSTKGLDLAPKGSSPLGAASDWVNVPCPKCQGPARRDSDTMDTFVDSSWYFLRFLNPKSTTEAFSSEEAKKWAPVDQYVGGVTHAILHLLYSRFFTKVLKDMGLIEFDEPFTKLLNQGMVLMNGSAMSKSRGNIVRLSEQLDIHGVDAVRLTMAFAGPPEDDIDWADVSPAASSKFLARAWRIAKDVSSEVGVEASTGDAELRRVTHSFLVGFGEAIEGFKFNVGVARAMELTNALRKAIDSGVGPSDPAVREGAEELAKALSLFAPYAAEDMWAILGHSQVALAEFKTADESLLVQETITAIAQVDGKLRDKFEVSVNITETELKDLAMSSELVRRAIGDRELANVIIRAPKLVNIATK; translated from the coding sequence TTGCGCGCAGAATATAACTTTGAAGACATCCAGAATCAGTGGCTTCCCATTTGGGATGAGCAGAAGCCATTTGATTCATCAAAGCCCGGGGATCAAAGACCACGCAAGTATGTTTTGGACATGTTCCCATACCCCTCGGGCGACCTACACATGGGTCACGCTGAGGCTTACGCACTGGGAGATGTAATTTCGCGGTACTGGGTTCAGCGCGGCTATAACGTCATGCATCCGATTGGCTGGGACGCCTTTGGTTTGCCGGCCGAAAATGCCGCAATCAAACGCGGCTTGGATCCAAGGGATTGGACCTACGAGAACATCGCGCAGCAAAAAGCTTCAATGCGCCGTTACGCGTGCAGCTTCGATTGGGATCGAGTACTAGAGACCTGCGACCCGCTTTATTACCGTTGGAACCAGTGGTTGTTTTTGGAGTTTTATAAGCGCGGTCTTGCCTACCGCAAAAACTCAAACGTGAACTGGTGCCCGAGCTGTCAGACGGTTTTGGCAAACGAGCAGGTGGTGCAGGGGCTTTGCGAGCGTTGTGATTCGCAGGTCACCAAGAAGGCTTTGACCCAGTGGTACTTCAAAGTTACCGATTACGCCGACCGGCTATTGGATGATTTGGATGGCCTTGAGGGTAATTGGCCCTCCAAGGTTTTGAGCATGCAGCGAAATTGGATAGGCAGATCCCACGGAGCCAATGTTGATTTTGAGATAGAAGGTAGAGCCGAAAAGGTTAGCGTGTTCACCACTCGCCCGGACACTTTATATGGAGCAACCTTTATGGTTGCGGCGGTCGATAGCGCTCTGGCTCAAGAGCTGGTGTCTGAAACTTCCGAAGAAACCCAAGCACAATTCAATACCTACCTCGACTCAGTGAAAAAAGTGAATGACATAGACCGGTTAGCAACCGATCGACCCAAATCCGGCATGGATATCGGCCGGTTCGCCGTGAACCCACTCAATGGGGAAAGAATCCCGATTTGGGTTTCAGATTACGTGCTGGCCGACTATGGGACCGGATCGATAATGGCGGTTCCCGCTCACGATCAGCGTGACCTTGACTTTGCTAGAGCAATGAACCTGCCGGTTCGAACCGTCATCGCTACCGGTGAAGCTGATCCAGTGGACAGCGGCATAGCCACCACCGGTGATGGCACTCTAGTTAATTCTGGTGAGCTCAACGGGCTCGATAAAGCAGACGCAATCGCGCGGGCAATTGAAATTATCACCGAGAAGAACTTGGGCCAAAAGGCTAAGAATTTTAGACTTCGTGACTGGTTAATTTCCCGGCAGAGATACTGGGGAACTCCGATTCCGATTATCCACTGCGAAGCTTGCGGGGAAGTTCCGGTTCCTCAGGATCAATTACCGGTGGAATTGCCGTCAACCAAAGGTCTGGATTTGGCCCCGAAGGGCAGTTCCCCGCTCGGTGCGGCAAGCGATTGGGTTAATGTTCCTTGCCCAAAGTGTCAAGGTCCCGCCCGTCGTGACTCTGACACGATGGACACTTTTGTGGATAGCTCATGGTATTTTTTGAGGTTTTTAAATCCGAAGAGCACGACCGAAGCCTTCAGTTCTGAAGAGGCAAAAAAGTGGGCGCCAGTTGATCAATATGTCGGTGGTGTGACTCACGCCATCTTGCACCTGCTTTATTCAAGATTCTTCACAAAGGTTTTGAAGGACATGGGGCTAATTGAGTTTGACGAGCCATTTACCAAGCTTTTGAATCAGGGCATGGTCTTAATGAACGGTTCGGCAATGTCAAAAAGCCGCGGCAACATAGTTCGCTTGAGCGAGCAGTTGGACATTCACGGCGTGGACGCCGTTCGATTGACCATGGCCTTCGCGGGCCCGCCGGAAGATGATATCGACTGGGCAGATGTTTCCCCAGCGGCCTCCTCTAAGTTCCTGGCCAGGGCTTGGCGAATCGCCAAGGATGTTAGCTCTGAAGTGGGGGTCGAAGCATCCACTGGAGACGCGGAGTTGCGAAGGGTAACCCACAGCTTCCTGGTTGGTTTTGGCGAGGCCATTGAGGGCTTCAAGTTCAATGTAGGTGTCGCAAGAGCCATGGAATTGACCAATGCTCTTCGCAAGGCTATCGACTCGGGTGTTGGGCCTAGCGACCCTGCGGTTCGCGAAGGTGCCGAGGAGCTCGCTAAGGCATTGAGCCTTTTTGCTCCCTACGCGGCTGAGGATATGTGGGCGATTCTGGGTCACAGCCAAGTGGCCCTTGCCGAGTTCAAGACGGCAGATGAGTCTTTATTGGTGCAAGAAACCATCACGGCCATAGCCCAGGTAGATGGCAAGTTGCGAGATAAGTTCGAGGTCTCGGTAAACATCACCGAAACCGAGCTCAAGGATCTTGCAATGAGTTCTGAACTAGTGCGGCGAGCTATTGGGGATAGGGAGCTTGCGAATGTCATTATTCGAGCTCCGAAACTTGTCAACATCGCCACCAAATAG
- a CDS encoding ComEA family DNA-binding protein yields the protein MAQIIQWFQALSQLSRKKFIAATVAIGLVAGFFFSQGQMQDSASVLAPDALEISSGSLFIHVVGEVAKPGLYELKFGARVEEAIELAGGFSADAVASSVNLARMLSDGEQVVVLSQSQLSAAPGEGGFISLNTASQLQLEELPGVGPALAGRIIAYRDEIGSFSEVSQLREVSGIGSKVFAAISEKLTL from the coding sequence ATGGCTCAGATTATTCAGTGGTTTCAAGCTCTGTCGCAACTATCACGTAAAAAGTTCATCGCTGCCACCGTAGCAATCGGCTTAGTGGCCGGGTTCTTTTTTTCGCAAGGTCAAATGCAAGATTCTGCGAGCGTGTTGGCACCGGATGCCCTGGAGATTTCGAGCGGCTCGCTTTTTATTCACGTTGTTGGCGAGGTTGCCAAACCCGGGCTGTACGAACTTAAATTTGGTGCCAGAGTGGAAGAGGCGATTGAGCTTGCCGGTGGCTTTAGTGCAGACGCGGTCGCATCGAGTGTCAATCTGGCAAGAATGCTTTCGGATGGGGAGCAAGTTGTTGTGCTCTCCCAATCACAGTTGAGCGCTGCACCCGGAGAAGGTGGCTTTATTTCATTAAACACCGCGTCTCAGTTGCAGCTCGAGGAACTGCCGGGAGTCGGTCCCGCACTTGCTGGTCGAATCATTGCCTATCGAGATGAAATCGGGTCGTTCTCCGAAGTCTCACAACTGCGAGAGGTGAGTGGAATTGGTTCCAAGGTTTTTGCGGCAATAAGCGAGAAGCTCACGTTGTGA
- a CDS encoding ComEC/Rec2 family competence protein: MIIAFAAALWLGLWAFAPPGERSMIKESYPDIQIVESLRAAFLNFSQGVTPDSKALVAGLAIGERDLLSDEMTQQMKTLSLTHLVAVSGANLAIVMGAVFLLAGLFGVRRNLRFLIAIAAMVGYVLIVGPESSVLRAATMAMFVMTGIWIGRGTNPMVSLSWAIIFLLTIDPGLAVDYGFGLSALATAGLVWLAVPIYKYLSKHVPKWLALGIAASFSAQLFTMPILIMLQPSIPIYSVLANLLVEPVVAPVTILGIIAVVSAMSFPPLTWGLSLLASIGTWWITLVADTVSGFPLARMHFVSGPIAVVLLTLIALLTGLVITRSDSRKLFGSLLSVVLAVSAGWSLTDLARANTFAGNWSVLQCDVGQGDALLIKSKGAVALIDVGKDPSLIAKCLNTQRVTRIDLLVLTHYDADHVAGITGLRGIQIGQALLSGFRDDRPLVATVAKVLESAENVSIGHRGLTGVLGDFNFTILAPSFDASEASDSNDASVVISFRSETLGVLALGDLGEAGQSRLMRQMAGELALLRDQSLIVKVAHHGSSDQSRELYEFLEPEVMLYSVGKNDYGHPTDRALRIASSIGALILRTDKQGSIALRNQDSELSYHQSGKLTT; encoded by the coding sequence GTGATTATTGCTTTTGCTGCAGCTTTATGGCTTGGGTTGTGGGCCTTTGCACCACCCGGTGAGCGCTCAATGATCAAGGAAAGTTATCCCGATATTCAAATTGTTGAAAGCCTTCGAGCCGCGTTTTTGAATTTTTCCCAAGGGGTCACACCAGACTCCAAGGCCCTGGTTGCAGGATTAGCAATCGGCGAGCGTGACCTGCTTTCGGATGAAATGACTCAGCAAATGAAGACGCTTTCGCTGACTCACCTGGTTGCTGTTTCGGGGGCGAATTTAGCGATAGTTATGGGGGCAGTCTTTTTATTGGCTGGGCTTTTCGGGGTCAGGCGCAACCTGAGGTTTCTGATCGCTATTGCGGCCATGGTTGGCTATGTATTGATTGTGGGCCCAGAGTCCAGTGTGCTGCGGGCGGCGACGATGGCAATGTTTGTCATGACTGGAATTTGGATTGGGAGAGGCACGAACCCAATGGTTTCGCTCTCCTGGGCGATTATCTTTTTGTTGACCATAGATCCCGGCTTGGCGGTGGACTACGGGTTTGGTCTGTCTGCTTTAGCGACCGCGGGTCTGGTCTGGTTGGCGGTTCCCATCTATAAGTATCTTTCGAAACATGTTCCAAAGTGGCTCGCACTGGGCATCGCGGCCTCGTTTTCGGCACAGCTTTTCACGATGCCGATTCTGATCATGTTGCAGCCGTCCATTCCTATTTACTCGGTTTTGGCAAATCTTTTAGTCGAACCGGTAGTTGCGCCGGTCACTATTTTGGGCATCATTGCGGTGGTCTCTGCGATGTCATTCCCGCCTCTTACCTGGGGGCTTTCTCTTTTGGCGTCCATCGGCACCTGGTGGATTACTTTGGTGGCGGATACCGTTTCGGGTTTTCCTTTGGCGCGGATGCACTTTGTCTCTGGTCCCATTGCGGTCGTGCTATTGACTCTTATCGCTTTGCTCACCGGCCTTGTCATTACTCGGTCGGATTCTAGGAAGCTCTTCGGTTCGTTGCTGAGCGTAGTTTTGGCGGTTAGCGCCGGGTGGTCGCTAACCGATCTTGCCAGGGCCAATACCTTCGCTGGAAATTGGAGTGTTCTGCAGTGTGATGTGGGTCAGGGTGACGCGCTGCTAATTAAGTCAAAAGGCGCAGTTGCTCTAATTGACGTCGGAAAGGATCCGAGTTTGATTGCCAAATGTCTAAATACTCAGAGAGTCACTCGGATTGATTTGCTGGTGCTGACTCACTATGACGCGGACCACGTGGCCGGGATCACGGGACTCCGTGGAATTCAAATCGGTCAGGCGCTACTGTCTGGCTTTAGAGACGATAGACCCCTGGTGGCAACAGTGGCTAAGGTACTGGAATCGGCCGAAAATGTCTCGATTGGCCACCGTGGCCTTACGGGAGTGCTCGGTGATTTTAACTTCACTATTTTGGCCCCGTCTTTTGATGCATCAGAGGCCTCGGACAGCAATGATGCTTCCGTGGTGATCAGTTTTAGATCCGAGACTCTGGGTGTTTTAGCCCTGGGGGACTTGGGGGAGGCGGGTCAGTCAAGACTTATGAGGCAAATGGCTGGCGAGTTGGCGCTTCTTAGAGACCAGTCGCTTATCGTGAAGGTTGCTCACCACGGTTCCTCAGATCAGTCTCGTGAGCTCTATGAATTTTTAGAGCCCGAAGTCATGTTGTATTCGGTTGGTAAAAATGATTATGGCCATCCAACCGATCGCGCATTGCGAATAGCAAGCTCAATTGGGGCTCTGATACTCCGAACTGACAAGCAAGGTTCAATTGCACTTCGTAATCAAGACTCAGAACTCAGTTATCACCAAAGCGGTAAACTCACGACGTGA
- the holA gene encoding DNA polymerase III subunit delta has protein sequence MIVAKTVYWNQVKPAPLTLITGTESYLASRAQRSIKQQLLAEYPNLEVAEIQEGEYSPGLLFTIAAPSLFAEPRLVLIHGAADGLLAELEAVVKEPIQDCYVVVRLPNAIGHNGKIKTALAKSCLVVACDEIKRDAERQEFVLGEFAGSGVKIEPAAVKALLGAFASDLGELGAACNQLAFMGKPVITVLDVENTFEGRLETNAFKIADAALAGNAAEAIRLFRHGSATGIDSVALTAALAMRIRQLARLFNDRNASPAALGMQPWQLDKARRELSSFREPELIDLVLLVAQTDADVKGAARDPEYSIEKLLLAMARRV, from the coding sequence GTGATTGTTGCGAAAACCGTTTACTGGAATCAGGTGAAACCTGCACCACTTACTCTTATCACCGGCACTGAGTCATATTTAGCTTCGAGGGCGCAGCGCAGTATCAAGCAGCAACTCTTAGCTGAATACCCAAACCTCGAGGTTGCAGAAATACAGGAGGGTGAATATTCTCCCGGACTTCTTTTTACAATTGCAGCCCCTTCGCTATTTGCCGAGCCAAGACTTGTCCTGATTCACGGGGCAGCGGACGGGTTGCTTGCGGAACTTGAGGCCGTTGTGAAAGAGCCAATTCAGGATTGCTATGTTGTCGTTAGACTACCGAACGCAATCGGCCATAACGGGAAGATAAAAACCGCTTTAGCCAAAAGCTGCTTGGTTGTGGCCTGCGATGAAATCAAAAGGGATGCTGAGCGTCAAGAATTTGTGCTTGGAGAGTTTGCAGGCTCGGGGGTAAAAATCGAGCCCGCCGCAGTCAAGGCTTTGCTGGGGGCATTCGCATCAGATCTTGGCGAACTCGGTGCGGCTTGCAATCAGCTCGCCTTTATGGGTAAGCCAGTTATAACGGTATTAGATGTGGAAAACACTTTTGAGGGACGTCTAGAGACCAACGCGTTCAAGATCGCAGACGCGGCTCTTGCCGGAAACGCGGCGGAGGCAATTCGACTTTTTCGCCACGGCTCTGCCACTGGCATCGATTCTGTAGCCTTGACCGCCGCTCTTGCAATGCGCATAAGGCAGCTAGCGAGACTCTTCAATGATCGAAACGCGTCTCCAGCAGCTCTTGGCATGCAGCCATGGCAACTCGATAAGGCTCGTCGCGAGCTTTCAAGCTTCCGAGAGCCGGAACTTATTGATTTGGTTTTATTGGTTGCCCAGACTGATGCCGACGTCAAGGGCGCAGCCAGAGACCCCGAGTACTCGATAGAGAAGCTTTTATTGGCGATGGCAAGAAGAGTCTGA
- the rpsT gene encoding 30S ribosomal protein S20, which produces MANIKSNIKRIGTNLKAEERNKAVRSEVKTAIRATKEATASGDAVAAKAALALASRKIDKAVAKGIIHKNQAANRKSAIAKKAAAL; this is translated from the coding sequence ATGGCAAACATCAAGTCCAACATCAAGCGCATCGGAACTAACCTAAAAGCCGAGGAGCGCAACAAAGCAGTTCGTTCCGAAGTGAAAACTGCAATCCGCGCCACCAAAGAAGCTACCGCTTCTGGAGACGCCGTAGCAGCGAAGGCGGCGCTTGCTTTAGCAAGCCGGAAGATTGACAAGGCAGTTGCCAAGGGGATTATCCACAAAAACCAGGCTGCTAACCGTAAGAGTGCTATCGCGAAAAAAGCAGCTGCTCTCTAA
- the lepA gene encoding translation elongation factor 4: protein MSPRALKALVPSETSPELIRNFCIIAHIDHGKSTLADRMLQLTGIVNDRQMRAQYLDRMDIERERGITIKSQAVRLPWEFETVTYAMNMIDTPGHVDFTYEVSRSLAACEGAVLLVDAAQGIEAQTLANLYLAMENDMEIIPVLNKIDLPAAQPEKYAEELANLIGGDPADCLRVSGKTGEGVAELLDRIIQKVPAPVGDPDAPARAMIFDSVYDSYRGVVTYIRMIDGRLHPREQIQMMSTKAVHELLEIGVISPEPVISKGLSVGEVGYLITGVKDVRQSKVGDTVTTKLKPAVNALKGYAEPKPMVYSGLYPIDGSDYPNLRDALDKLRLSDASLVYEPETSAALGFGFRCGFLGLLHLEIITERLEREFNLSLIATAPSVVYHVTREDGSAFVVTNPSEFPEGKIREVKEPMVKATILSPKDYVGTIMELCQQKRGVMVDMIYLGEDRVQLRYNLPLAEIVFDFFDQLKSKTQGYGSLDYEDDGFAVGDLVKVDLLLQGEKVDAFSSIVHKDKAYAHGTKIVGKLRELIPRQQFEVPIQAAVGSRIIARESVRAMRKDVLAKCYGGDVSRKRKLLEKQKEGKKRMKMVGRVEVPQDAFIQALSSDEGQKAEKKK, encoded by the coding sequence TTGTCTCCACGCGCGCTGAAAGCACTGGTCCCTTCGGAGACCAGCCCGGAGCTAATCAGAAATTTCTGCATTATTGCTCACATCGATCACGGCAAGTCAACCCTGGCAGATCGGATGCTGCAGCTCACCGGAATCGTCAATGATCGACAGATGCGAGCCCAGTACTTAGACCGCATGGACATCGAACGTGAACGCGGCATCACCATAAAGTCGCAGGCTGTCAGGCTGCCCTGGGAGTTTGAGACTGTTACATACGCCATGAACATGATTGACACCCCTGGACACGTCGACTTTACCTACGAGGTGTCTAGATCTTTAGCAGCCTGCGAGGGGGCCGTGCTTTTGGTAGATGCGGCTCAGGGCATTGAGGCTCAGACGCTCGCGAACCTTTATCTTGCTATGGAAAATGACATGGAGATCATTCCTGTTCTTAATAAAATTGATTTACCAGCAGCACAGCCCGAAAAATACGCCGAAGAGTTAGCAAATTTGATCGGAGGAGACCCGGCCGATTGCCTCAGGGTTTCTGGCAAAACTGGTGAGGGCGTAGCCGAGTTGCTGGATCGCATTATTCAAAAAGTTCCGGCCCCAGTGGGAGATCCCGATGCGCCGGCAAGGGCAATGATCTTTGACTCGGTTTATGACAGCTACCGTGGTGTGGTTACTTATATCCGGATGATTGATGGCCGACTCCACCCGCGGGAGCAGATTCAGATGATGTCCACAAAGGCCGTTCACGAACTCTTGGAGATTGGCGTCATTAGCCCCGAGCCGGTTATCTCAAAAGGTCTGTCGGTGGGTGAAGTTGGTTATCTCATCACCGGGGTGAAAGATGTTCGCCAATCCAAAGTCGGCGACACTGTTACAACGAAGCTGAAGCCCGCGGTAAACGCCCTAAAGGGTTACGCGGAGCCTAAACCAATGGTTTATTCGGGGCTTTACCCAATCGACGGCAGTGACTACCCGAACCTAAGAGATGCCCTAGATAAGCTGAGGCTTTCGGACGCTTCGTTGGTCTATGAGCCTGAGACTTCAGCCGCTCTCGGGTTTGGATTCCGTTGCGGATTCCTTGGCCTGTTGCATCTCGAAATCATTACCGAGCGCCTGGAGCGTGAATTCAATTTGTCACTGATAGCAACCGCACCCTCGGTGGTCTATCACGTGACTCGCGAGGATGGCAGCGCTTTTGTTGTGACAAATCCATCCGAATTCCCCGAGGGTAAAATTCGCGAGGTAAAAGAACCGATGGTCAAAGCAACGATTCTTAGCCCAAAGGACTATGTCGGAACAATCATGGAACTTTGCCAGCAAAAACGCGGTGTTATGGTCGACATGATATATCTAGGCGAAGATCGAGTTCAGCTTCGATACAACTTGCCGCTAGCGGAGATCGTTTTTGATTTCTTTGATCAACTCAAATCCAAAACTCAGGGTTATGGGTCGCTTGACTATGAGGATGATGGCTTCGCAGTTGGCGATTTGGTCAAAGTGGATCTTTTATTGCAGGGTGAAAAAGTCGATGCCTTTAGCTCGATTGTTCATAAGGATAAGGCTTATGCTCACGGCACCAAGATCGTCGGAAAACTCAGAGAGCTAATTCCAAGACAACAATTTGAGGTGCCAATTCAGGCGGCGGTGGGCTCGAGAATTATTGCCCGCGAATCGGTTAGGGCAATGCGAAAAGATGTGCTTGCCAAATGTTACGGTGGCGATGTTTCAAGAAAGCGCAAGCTTCTAGAAAAGCAAAAAGAGGGTAAGAAGCGCATGAAAATGGTTGGCCGAGTAGAGGTTCCACAAGATGCTTTTATTCAGGCGCTCTCCAGCGACGAAGGCCAAAAGGCCGAGAAGAAGAAATAG